Genomic segment of bacterium:
TGCAGCACGCCGAACGCTCCGAGCGTACGCCCGTCCACCGTCACCCGCGCCTGCTGGCCCGGATGAAGATGGGATTCGGAGCCGCGCTCGAAGACCGCCGCGTCCAGAAGGCCGAACTCGTCCAGAATCCTTTCGATCACGCCTTTGAGGTCGTAGAAATCGCTCTCACGGACGCCGTCGCTCCAATGGGAGAGGAGACGGCGCCCCATCAAAACGCCCGCCAGCTTCTTGCGCTCCGCAGGCTTTCCGGCGGGCGATTCCTCAAAAACGGTGCGGAGCTCAAAGGCGCGAAACGTCTCCATCTTATGGCGCGCGTGATGGGCCGCCGTCGTCAGCAAGGACGGCAACAGGGAGGCCCTGAGGACGGAATCATCGCGCCCCAACGGATTGGCGAGGGTCGCGAAGGACCGCCCGCCGAGGAGCCCGGCCGTCTCGGGAGACGTGAAGCTGTAATGAACGGTTTCCTGAAGCCCAAGGTCCGCAAGCAAGGCGCGCGCCCGCCGCTCTTGCGAGAGATCCGTCCCGCCTTCGGGCGCGTCGGCCAACGCCGGAAATTTCTCCCCGATCCGATCCAACCCGCGGGCCCGGGCGACCTCTTCGATCAAATCGACGGACCGAGAAACATCCCGGCGGCGGCTGGGCACGCCCACCCGCCATTCGCCCTTCGCACCGGCCTTGATGGAAAACCCGAGGCCCGTCAGGGAGGACCGGATCTCGGCCTCCTTCCACACCCCGCCCAGGACCTCCGAAACCTCGGCCGGGCGGAATCGGACCGTCGCGGACCTGACCTTCTCCCGGTAAAGATCAACCGTCGAAATCTCTCGCCCCCCGGCCACTTCGACGAGCAAGTCCACGGCCCTGCGAAGGGCGACGGGCACGTCTTCCGGATCGACGCCCCGCTCGAAGCGGTACGAGGACTCGGATTGGATCCCCAAGCGCCTCGCGGCGCGTCGCACCACGGACGGGTCGAAATAGGCGCATTCCAGGGCGACGGACGAGGTCGACGCATCGACCTCCGTCCCGGCCCCGCCCATGACGCCGGCGAGCGCGACGGGCCCATCGGCGTCGGCGATCACGAGGTCCTGGGCCTCCAGCTTGCGGTCGATTCCGTCCAGGGTCCTCAAGACCTCGCCGTCCTTCGCGTTCCTGACGGCTATCTTTCCGCCCTTGAGTTTCGCACGGTCGAAGGCGTGAAGCGGCTGGCCCAATTCCATGAGGACGTAATTCGTCACGTCGACGACGTTGTTGACGGAGCGGACGCCCGTTTGGGCGAGGCGGCGGGCGAGCCATGCGGGGCTGGGCCCCACGCTCACCCCCTCGACCACTGCGAGCGCGTAGCGGGGGCATGACTTGGGCCGGGCGACGGCCACTCCGACGGCGGACCGGGTCGAGGTTTTCCGGGCGGCTGACTTCCACGGCGTCTTCAGGGACACCCCGTGCAACGCGGCGATTTCGCGGGCCAGCCCCCGGACCGACAAACAATCGCCGCGGTTGGGCGTGACGTTGACCTCCAGGACGGGCTCCCCCTCGACGTTCGCGATGCCTTCCACCTCCAAACCGGCGAAGGTGAGCCTGTGGGCGATCTCCTCCCCGCCAGCGGCGGCGACGGGCACCCATTCCTTCAGCCATGATAGAGGGAGTTTCATGAAAATTGTTTTAGAAACCTCATGTCGTTCTCGAAAAAGAGACGGATGTCCGTGATTCCGTTCTTCAACATCGAGAGCCGTTCGATCCCCATGCCGAAGGCAAAACCCCTCACCTTGCGCGGGTCATACCCGACATGCTCGAAGACCGCGGGATGGACCATCCCGGAACCGCCCATCTCGATCCAGCCGCTCCCCTTGCAGATGCGGCAAGCGTCGCCCGGGGACTTCTTGCCTTGGCAGACAAAACACTGCAGATCCACCTCGGCCGAAGGTTCTGTGAAGGGGAAATAACTGGGGCGGAAGCGGACTTTCAGGTCTTCGCCGAAGAGACGGCGGAGGAAATAGGCCACCGTGCCCTTGAGGTCGGCCATGGTGACCTTTTCGTCGACGACGAGACCTTCCACCTGGTGGAACATCGGAGAATGCGTCACGTCCGAATCCCGCCGGTAGACCACGCCGGGCGCGATCATGCGGATGGGCGGCTTGTGCCTTTTCATGACGTGGATCTGGACGGGCGAGGTGTGGGTCCGCAGCAGAAATTTCTGCCCTTCCAGGTAGAACGTATCCTGCATGTCGCGTGCGGGGTGGTCGCCGGGGATATTCAACGCCTCAAAATTAAAGAAATCCGTCTCGACTTCGGGACCTTCGTGGACGGTGAACCCGATGCCGCGGAAGATGTCCTCGACCTCGTCCAAAAGCCGCGTCAAGGGATGCACCCCCCCACGCTCCACCGCCCTGCCGGGCAACGTGACGTCGACGGACTCCGCGCGGATCTTCTCCGTCTTCTTCCTTTCCGCGAGCGAAACCGTCAAGTCGCGGACCGTGCGTTCGATCCTCTGCTTGAGCTCGTTGACCTGGGCGCCGACGACGGGCCGTTGGTCGGGCGCGAGGGACCCCAGCGTCTTCAGGACGGCCGTCAGATGGCCCTGTTTGCCGAGGTAGGCCGCCTTCAGGCGCGCCAGGTCATCCTCGGAGCGGACTCCGTCGACATCCTGGTCGAATTTTTGGGCCAAGTCTTCCAAAGACAGCCCCTCCATGGTGTTACCGGACGGCTTCGACGACCTTCGCGAACGCCTTCGGGTTGTGAATCGCAAGCTCGGAGAGCATCTTGCGGTTCAATCCCACCTTGGCCTTGTTCAGCTTCCCGATCAGCTCCCCGTAGGAAACGCCGAGGTCCTTGGCGG
This window contains:
- the pheT gene encoding phenylalanine--tRNA ligase subunit beta, with the protein product MKLPLSWLKEWVPVAAAGGEEIAHRLTFAGLEVEGIANVEGEPVLEVNVTPNRGDCLSVRGLAREIAALHGVSLKTPWKSAARKTSTRSAVGVAVARPKSCPRYALAVVEGVSVGPSPAWLARRLAQTGVRSVNNVVDVTNYVLMELGQPLHAFDRAKLKGGKIAVRNAKDGEVLRTLDGIDRKLEAQDLVIADADGPVALAGVMGGAGTEVDASTSSVALECAYFDPSVVRRAARRLGIQSESSYRFERGVDPEDVPVALRRAVDLLVEVAGGREISTVDLYREKVRSATVRFRPAEVSEVLGGVWKEAEIRSSLTGLGFSIKAGAKGEWRVGVPSRRRDVSRSVDLIEEVARARGLDRIGEKFPALADAPEGGTDLSQERRARALLADLGLQETVHYSFTSPETAGLLGGRSFATLANPLGRDDSVLRASLLPSLLTTAAHHARHKMETFRAFELRTVFEESPAGKPAERKKLAGVLMGRRLLSHWSDGVRESDFYDLKGVIERILDEFGLLDAAVFERGSESHLHPGQQARVTVDGRTLGAFGVLHPDVLARLDVKKSLHVFELDWPGVAGMERAERRYREFPRTPMVERDLAVVVEEGTEAGALVRFIRRQDHVITDARVFDLYRGGQIAAGKKSLAFSIRMGRPDRTLTDPEINEVFQKVVQGVCREFGAEIR
- the pheS gene encoding phenylalanine--tRNA ligase subunit alpha, producing MEGLSLEDLAQKFDQDVDGVRSEDDLARLKAAYLGKQGHLTAVLKTLGSLAPDQRPVVGAQVNELKQRIERTVRDLTVSLAERKKTEKIRAESVDVTLPGRAVERGGVHPLTRLLDEVEDIFRGIGFTVHEGPEVETDFFNFEALNIPGDHPARDMQDTFYLEGQKFLLRTHTSPVQIHVMKRHKPPIRMIAPGVVYRRDSDVTHSPMFHQVEGLVVDEKVTMADLKGTVAYFLRRLFGEDLKVRFRPSYFPFTEPSAEVDLQCFVCQGKKSPGDACRICKGSGWIEMGGSGMVHPAVFEHVGYDPRKVRGFAFGMGIERLSMLKNGITDIRLFFENDMRFLKQFS